One genomic segment of Streptomyces sp. RerS4 includes these proteins:
- a CDS encoding M1 family metallopeptidase — translation MRRTVIAPSVLAASLLLVIPASAASSTPGAPGLGDPYYPANGNGGYDVSHYDLRLRYQPTTDLLEGTATLLATAKQDLSRFNLDFGLKVSEVRVNGVKAKFATSGAHELEVTPAQPLRRDKQATVVVTYAGKPSEFKVDGWSAWQRTPDGGVAAQEPEAAAWWFPSNDHPLDKATFDVSINVPDGTQAISNGVLQSQSSKLGWTRYNWRSNKPQATYLATLAVGKFDITTDTTANGLPILNAYSKDLGDNAGAARASIERTGEVAEWLEGVFGPYPFNALGGYVPNVPSGFALETQTRPFYSPRQFANGSNIQVVVHELAHQWYGDSVSVDNWKDIWINEGFARYSQWLWSEKEGEGTARELAEWTYASRPAEDPFWQVKPGDPGADKQFHGAVYDRGAIAVQALRDEVGDEAFFRILKGWPTERAYGNAKVGDFVRYAEKITSKPLAQLFETWLYTPGKPAYGTPAGPASGARSLQAPAEQPVEPKSWKKIAETNTVHDRDDHGH, via the coding sequence GTGCGCCGCACAGTCATCGCCCCGAGCGTGCTCGCCGCTTCCCTGCTGCTGGTGATCCCGGCATCCGCGGCGAGCTCGACTCCCGGCGCCCCGGGTCTCGGCGACCCGTACTACCCGGCCAACGGGAACGGCGGCTACGACGTCTCCCACTACGACCTGCGCCTGCGCTACCAGCCGACGACGGACCTGCTGGAGGGCACCGCCACCCTCCTGGCCACCGCCAAGCAGGACCTGTCGCGCTTCAACCTCGACTTCGGCCTGAAGGTCAGCGAAGTCCGCGTCAACGGGGTCAAGGCGAAGTTCGCCACCTCCGGCGCCCACGAGCTGGAGGTGACCCCCGCGCAGCCGCTGCGGCGCGACAAGCAGGCCACTGTCGTCGTCACCTACGCGGGCAAGCCCTCGGAGTTCAAGGTCGACGGCTGGTCGGCCTGGCAGCGCACCCCGGACGGCGGTGTCGCGGCGCAGGAACCCGAGGCGGCGGCCTGGTGGTTCCCGAGCAACGACCACCCGCTCGACAAGGCCACCTTCGACGTGTCGATCAACGTCCCGGACGGCACCCAGGCCATCAGCAACGGCGTCCTGCAGTCGCAGTCCTCCAAGCTCGGCTGGACCCGCTACAACTGGCGCTCCAACAAGCCCCAGGCCACCTACCTGGCCACCCTGGCCGTCGGAAAGTTCGACATCACCACGGACACGACGGCGAACGGCCTGCCGATCCTCAACGCCTACAGCAAGGACCTCGGCGACAACGCGGGCGCGGCGCGGGCGAGCATCGAGCGGACCGGCGAGGTCGCGGAGTGGCTGGAGGGGGTCTTCGGCCCGTACCCCTTCAACGCGTTGGGCGGTTACGTGCCCAACGTGCCCAGCGGTTTCGCCCTGGAGACGCAGACCCGCCCCTTCTACAGCCCGCGCCAGTTCGCGAACGGCTCCAACATCCAGGTGGTCGTCCACGAGCTGGCCCACCAGTGGTACGGGGACAGCGTCTCCGTCGACAACTGGAAGGACATCTGGATCAACGAGGGCTTCGCCCGCTACAGCCAGTGGCTGTGGTCGGAGAAGGAGGGCGAGGGCACCGCGCGCGAGCTGGCCGAGTGGACGTACGCCTCCCGCCCGGCGGAGGACCCGTTCTGGCAGGTCAAGCCGGGTGACCCGGGCGCGGACAAGCAGTTCCACGGGGCGGTCTACGACCGTGGCGCGATCGCCGTCCAGGCGCTGCGCGACGAGGTCGGCGACGAGGCGTTCTTCCGGATCCTCAAGGGCTGGCCGACCGAGCGGGCCTACGGCAACGCCAAGGTCGGGGACTTCGTGCGCTACGCGGAGAAGATCACGAGCAAGCCGCTGGCGCAGCTGTTCGAGACCTGGCTGTACACCCCGGGCAAGCCGGCCTACGGCACCCCCGCCGGCCCGGCCTCCGGTGCCCGCTCGCTCCAGGCCCCGGCCGAGCAGCCGGTGGAGCCGAAGTCGTGGAAGAAGATCGCCGAGACGAACACCGTCCACGACCGCGACGACCACGGCCACTGA
- a CDS encoding oxygenase MpaB family protein, with protein MSTKTTSGTESGHDHDRDRRRDPEPPPPGGVLWGTAGDIRSLLTLPAAFTLQVAHPAVGAGVDQYSVFRTDPWGRGERSLRSVQLWVYGGDEAAAEGRRVRRLHKGIQGTDTRGRRYHSLDPACYAWVHATGFPISRYAGRYLFRPITPAQERQLYREWLQVGRILGLRDRDMPQTIEEFWPYYRRMLAEEIEPTKVARELVATDTPLPCPEPRSRLARLLLRLTWPLLRVAYLRFRAFVTVGYMPPEARAAIGLEWTPAQERRLRRFSTAARLLVPLLPERLRYLPIARSARARRRAGTF; from the coding sequence ATGAGCACGAAGACGACGTCCGGGACCGAGAGCGGCCACGACCACGACCGCGACCGGCGCCGCGACCCCGAGCCGCCGCCGCCCGGCGGGGTGCTCTGGGGCACCGCGGGCGACATCCGCTCCCTGCTGACCCTGCCCGCCGCCTTCACCCTCCAGGTCGCCCACCCCGCGGTCGGCGCCGGCGTCGACCAGTACTCCGTCTTCCGCACCGACCCCTGGGGACGCGGTGAGCGTTCGCTGCGCTCCGTGCAACTGTGGGTGTACGGCGGGGACGAGGCCGCCGCCGAAGGGCGCCGGGTCCGCCGCCTGCACAAGGGGATCCAGGGCACCGACACCCGGGGCCGCCGCTACCACTCCCTCGACCCGGCCTGCTACGCCTGGGTGCACGCCACCGGGTTCCCCATCTCGCGCTACGCGGGCCGTTACCTGTTCCGCCCGATCACCCCCGCCCAGGAACGGCAGCTGTATCGCGAGTGGCTTCAGGTGGGGCGCATCCTGGGGCTGCGCGACCGTGACATGCCCCAGACCATCGAGGAGTTCTGGCCTTACTACCGCCGGATGCTGGCCGAGGAGATCGAGCCGACCAAGGTCGCCCGCGAGCTGGTCGCCACCGACACGCCGCTGCCCTGCCCCGAGCCCCGCTCGCGCCTCGCACGGCTGCTCCTGCGCCTGACCTGGCCGCTCCTGCGGGTCGCCTACCTGCGCTTCCGGGCCTTCGTCACCGTCGGCTACATGCCGCCCGAGGCGCGGGCCGCCATCGGCCTGGAGTGGACCCCCGCGCAGGAGCGCCGGCTGCGGCGGTTCAGCACGGCCGCGCGGCTCCTCGTACCGCTGCTGCCCGAGCGGCTGCGCTACCTGCCGATCGCCCGTTCCGCGCGGGCGCGCCGGCGCGCCGGGACCTTCTGA
- the sph gene encoding sphingomyelin phosphodiesterase: MPQISHRRHRAAATAVAALAAGSLALVTAPTATAAEAAATPRLSVLTYNVFLMSKNLYPNWGQDHRANEIPKASFYQGHDVVVLQEAFDNGASDALKANSASRYPYATPVVGRGKSGWDATGGAYSSTTPEDGGVMILSKWPIVRKEQVVYKDACGADWWSNKGFAYAVLDVNGTKVHVVGTHAQSTDPGCGAGEAAQMRARQFKAIDAFLDAKNIPAGEQVIVAGDMNVDSRTPEYASMLADADLAGTDTRTGHPYSFDTALNSIAKYRYPSDPREDLDYVLYRKGNARPAGWNNNVVNEVSAPWTVSSWGTSYTYTNLSDHNPVIGS; the protein is encoded by the coding sequence ATGCCGCAGATCTCCCACCGCCGTCACCGGGCCGCCGCCACGGCCGTGGCCGCCCTCGCCGCCGGCTCCCTGGCCCTCGTCACCGCGCCCACCGCCACGGCCGCCGAGGCGGCCGCGACCCCGCGGCTGAGCGTGCTGACGTACAACGTGTTCCTGATGAGCAAGAACCTCTACCCGAACTGGGGCCAGGACCACCGCGCCAACGAGATCCCGAAGGCGTCCTTCTACCAGGGCCACGACGTGGTCGTGCTCCAGGAGGCCTTCGACAACGGCGCCTCGGACGCGCTGAAGGCGAACTCCGCCTCCCGCTACCCCTACGCGACCCCGGTCGTGGGCCGCGGCAAGAGCGGCTGGGACGCGACGGGCGGCGCCTACTCCTCCACCACGCCGGAGGACGGCGGTGTGATGATCCTCAGCAAGTGGCCGATCGTCCGCAAGGAGCAGGTCGTCTACAAGGACGCCTGCGGCGCCGACTGGTGGTCGAACAAGGGCTTCGCCTACGCCGTCCTGGACGTCAACGGCACCAAGGTCCACGTCGTCGGCACGCACGCCCAGTCCACCGACCCCGGCTGCGGCGCCGGCGAGGCCGCGCAGATGCGCGCCCGCCAGTTCAAGGCCATCGACGCCTTCCTGGACGCGAAGAACATCCCGGCGGGTGAGCAGGTCATCGTGGCGGGCGACATGAACGTCGACTCCCGCACCCCCGAGTACGCCTCGATGCTGGCCGACGCCGACCTGGCCGGCACCGACACGCGTACGGGGCACCCGTACTCCTTCGACACGGCGCTCAACTCGATCGCCAAGTACCGCTACCCGAGCGACCCCCGCGAGGACCTGGACTACGTCCTCTACCGCAAGGGCAACGCGCGCCCGGCCGGCTGGAACAACAACGTGGTCAACGAGGTCTCGGCGCCCTGGACGGTCTCCAGCTGGGGCACCTCGTACACCTACACCAACCTCTCGGACCACAACCCGGTCATCGGGTCCTGA